The following are encoded together in the Trichocoleus sp. FACHB-46 genome:
- the petH gene encoding ferredoxin--NADP reductase: MFNSSAAGGAGNTASGSRLFRYEVVGLRQNSETDKTNYPIRRSGSTFITVPYNRMNDMMQRILRMGGKIVGIEPLNSETLTNGNAAASKSSQSAQSAPAAQPAKMQADSAPAAGAKHEALFEENVPVNIYRPNSPYLGKCVSNEELVGEGGIGTVRHLIFDVSGGDLRYLEGQSIGIIPPGIDKKGKPEKLRLYSIASTRHGDHVDDKTVSLCVRQLEYKHPETGETVYGVCSTHLCNLKEGDEVKITGPVGKEMLLPTDPNANVIMFATGTGIAPFRAYLWRMFKDAERQANPGYQFKGFAWLVFGIPTSPNILYKEELEEIQQKYPENFRLTCAISREQKNASGGRMYIQDRVAEHADELWKLIQQENTHTYICGLKGMEGGIDEALSAAAAKDGVTWSDYQKQMKKSERWHVETY; encoded by the coding sequence ATGTTCAATTCAAGTGCAGCGGGCGGTGCTGGCAACACGGCTTCCGGTAGCCGTCTCTTCCGCTATGAAGTCGTCGGTCTGCGTCAGAATTCGGAAACGGATAAAACGAACTACCCCATTCGTCGCAGCGGTAGCACCTTTATCACAGTGCCCTATAACCGCATGAACGATATGATGCAGCGCATTCTGCGTATGGGCGGCAAGATTGTTGGCATTGAGCCACTCAATAGTGAAACCCTTACCAACGGTAATGCGGCTGCTAGTAAAAGTTCGCAGTCAGCGCAATCTGCTCCGGCGGCTCAACCCGCTAAGATGCAAGCAGATTCTGCTCCAGCAGCAGGTGCAAAGCATGAGGCTCTATTCGAAGAAAATGTTCCCGTTAACATTTATCGTCCGAATAGCCCCTATTTAGGCAAATGTGTTTCTAACGAGGAACTAGTGGGCGAAGGCGGAATTGGCACCGTTCGCCACCTGATTTTTGATGTTTCTGGCGGTGATTTGCGCTACCTAGAAGGTCAAAGTATTGGTATTATCCCACCCGGAATTGATAAGAAAGGCAAACCCGAAAAGCTCCGTCTGTACTCGATCGCGTCTACTCGGCATGGCGATCATGTCGATGACAAAACTGTTTCTTTGTGCGTGCGTCAGCTAGAGTACAAGCACCCTGAAACAGGCGAGACCGTTTACGGAGTTTGCTCTACCCACCTCTGCAACCTCAAGGAAGGCGACGAAGTTAAAATCACGGGACCAGTTGGGAAGGAAATGCTCCTGCCTACTGATCCCAATGCCAACGTGATCATGTTTGCCACTGGAACGGGTATTGCACCTTTCCGGGCTTACCTGTGGCGCATGTTTAAGGACGCTGAGCGTCAAGCCAATCCTGGCTACCAATTTAAGGGTTTTGCTTGGTTGGTCTTCGGCATTCCCACCAGCCCCAACATTCTCTACAAAGAAGAGTTGGAAGAAATTCAGCAAAAGTATCCAGAAAACTTCCGCCTCACCTGTGCCATCAGCCGGGAGCAAAAGAATGCCTCTGGCGGTCGGATGTACATCCAAGACCGTGTAGCTGAGCACGCAGATGAACTGTGGAAGCTGATCCAGCAGGAGAACACCCACACCTACATTTGCGGTCTCAAAGGTATGGAAGGCGGCATTGATGAAGCGCTGTCTGCTGCGGCTGCCAAAGATGGCGTGACCTGGAGCGATTACCAGAAGCAAATGAAGAAGAGCGAGCGCTGGCACGTAGAAACCTACTAA